The following nucleotide sequence is from Bacillota bacterium.
TTGTGCAAGATCGAAGGAGTGGAAAGGGTGGAGATCAATGGAGATAGAAAGAACACCCTTCATGTCGATATTTTTACAGGATATACCGGGGATCTGCCCGAGATGGTGGAGGGGATAGACCGTGTACTTTCCGCACGTGTCAAAAAAGAGTACGATTTTGAACTTCATGACCGCAGAAACGAGAAAGTAGAAGTATTTTTCAGGGAAGTAAAGCCGGCAATCTATGAAGGGGCAAGGGTTGGCAATTACCGTTCAATCCAGGAGACGGTGGATCGGGCTGCGGCCGGGCATGAAGTTGAAGATTACTTTTTTTCTGTTGATGACAAATATGTTTACTTGCAGGCAAGGGATGGGAAGGACTTTCTTTACGTTGTTGTTCCACATCTCGGGCCGATGAGGGAGGATAAATTGTCATGATCGAAATCGGTGGCGGTGTGGCCCTCGCATTGATTCTGGTCCTTCTATGGTACAATTTGAATGTCCTGCCCTATCTATTTCTGGGGGGACTCCTTTACATGTTGTATCGGTTGACCAGCGGGAAATTGCCCCAATTGAACCATCTGGGGTTCAAATCACGTCCGGTGTCCAAGATTCTTTTCGATCAGATAGGTGGGCAGGAGATGGCCAAGAAGGAGCTCCTGGAGGCATTGGAGTTTATCAAAAATCCAATGAAAATCAAAAAGATGGGTATCAGGCCGCTCAAGGGGATTTTGCTGATTGGACCACCGGGAACTGGCAAGACATTGCTGGCACGAGCAGCTGCCGGTTATACCGACTCGGTTTTTGTCAGTGCGGTCGGCAGCGAGTTTATAGAAATGTACGCGGGCGTTGGTGCTCAAAGAGTAAGGCAGTTGTTCAAACAGTGCCGCGATCAGGCCAGGGCACAGAAGAAAAATAATGCAGTGCTCTTTATCGATGAATTGGATATCCTGGGAACCAAACGCGGTTCGCATAGCAGTCACATGGAATACGATCAGACTCTGAATCAGTTGCTTACGGAAATGGATGGGCTTACCCTGAATGAAGACGTGAACATTCTGGTCGTGGGAGCGACGAACAGACCTGAAGCACTTGACCCGGCTTTGGTCAGGCCGGGGCGGATGGATCGGATTGTACAGGTCGAGTTGCCGGATCTGGAGGGAAGGAAAGAGATATTGGAACTCCATACCCGAAATAAACCGCTGGCCAGGGACGTGGATATTGATAAAATAGCCCGCGATGCTTTTGGTTTTTCGGGGGCCCAGCTCGAAAACCTGGCCAATGAGGCTGCAATCCTGGCCATGCGGGAAAACTGCAACCGGGTTGGACAGGCCCACATGATGGAAGCTATTGACAAGGTGATGATGGGGGAAAAGCAGGACAAGAAGGTCGATGAAACAGAAATATGGAGGATAGCGGTGCATGAATGCGGTCACGCCATGGTCAGCGAGATTACGAAGCCGGGTTCGGTTTCGGTGGTGACAATTACCCCGCGTGGCAGTGCACTGGGTTATATGCGGCAGCATCCGGACAGGGAATACAAACTTTTCACCAGGAGTTACATGGAAAGGGAGATCTGTGTTTTGCTTGGCGGGGCCGTCAGTGAGAAAATTGTCCTGGGACAGCAGAGCACAGGATCGTTCAATGATTTCAAACAGGCCGTGGAACTGGCACGCAAGATTATCGCTACGGGGCTTTCTTCACTCGGGGTTGTTTGTATGGATGACCTTTCCCGATCCATGATCCATCGCACCGTCAGAAAAATAATTGGCGTCGAGGAAGAGAAGGTTACAGCGATGTTGACTCCTTATCTGTCGTCCATACGGAAAATTGCTTCGGTACTGGTGGAAAAAGAAAGGATTACCGGCGAGTTTCTGCGAAAGATACTGGCGGAGGCGAAAAAGGAAAAGTTGCTTCTTCGATAGATGGTTTTTCTTGCATGGGGCGTATGTTTTTCAATCTCGACGACTGGGGGTTTCTGTGTGTTATGAGGACAGCTTCAAAAATTGTGAAATTGGCTCTGGAAAAAAAGATGACTCTGGCCGTGGCCGAATCCTGTACCGGGGGGCTTCTGGCAGACAGGTTAACCGATGTTCCGGGATCCTCCGATGTCTTTTTGGCCGGAATTGTTTCGTATTCCAACCGATCCAAGGTTGAAATATTGAAAGTTAGCATCGATTGCTTGCAAAATGGGGCTGTCAGCGAGGCTGTGGCCCGGGAGATGGCCAGCAAAGCCCGGAAGATCATCGGAAGCGACATCGGGGTAGGAGTGACCGGCATTGCCGGGCCTTCCGGAGGATCGCCGGGGAAACCGGTGGGGACGGTCCATTATGCTATAGATATTGACGGCAAGGTTCGTGTCCAGCTTCTAAATCTTGGGGGTTCGCGTCGAGAAATCAAGGAGAAGGCAGTAAAGGCAATCCTGGCAGATTTGCTGGTGTTGCTGAAAAAACCGGAGCAATGATCCATGTGCAATAATTTTTCAAATGAAAAAATATTTGAATGGGTTAAAATTGTTTTCTTTTCCGTGGCAGGAATGATTGTCGCTATCAGTTTCTTCAACGAAACACGTATTTTGGCCGGTCCTTTTGAAGTCCTCGTTTCCCTGATTCCTTTCCGTGCTGGCAACACGATTGTAGCTATACCCCCCCTTGGAGAGATCAAGGTCCACACCCATGATTATTTCTTTCAGTTGAATGTGATGCTCAAGAATGTGGATATCGATCTTCTGTCCTCCAGTGTTCAAGGTTTGAACAACATTGAATCGTGGATAGAGGAATTGTTCTGGGGAGCACGAAAAGGAGTTGCCCTGTTTGGTTTGCGCAGTCTCCTGGTTGCTTTTGTGGGTGGCGGTATCCTCAGTTACCTGGGGTGTACACGAAAGATTGCCTATCGTTTCTGGAAAGGCGGCGGCATTGCCGCTATATGTTTTTTATTGATCGTGGCCTTTACGGTGGTTGCACCGTTCAATATCGCTACTTTCAACAATCCGCGTTATTCAGGGACACTGAATGCCGCGCCATGGGCACTGAATATCTTCAATGTTGGGTTGAGTACGGTTCAAAATCTAAGCGAACAGCTTGAAACCATGGCCACCAATTTGATCTATCTGTTTGACCATCTAGAAAATTTTACACCCGTCGATACGGCCGGTAATCTGAAGATATTGCATGTTTCCGATATCCATAACAACCCGGCGGCCATTGATCTCATCAAGAAGGTTGTCAATGTGTTCAACATAGATATGGTTGTTGACACGGGTGACATTACTGACTACGGGACGCCTCTGGAAGCGGAACTGATTTCCGAAGTTGCCAATTTGCCCGTGCCCTATATCTTTGTTCCTGGCAATCACGACGCTCCCCCTGTAACTTCCGTTCTACGGGAAAATGGGGTCCTGGTGCTCGATAATGAGATTGTCGAAGTTGAGGGCGTTGTTATCGCTGGGATTTCGGATCCGGCATACAAAGTAAATGAAATAATGGTGCCCGATGAAGAAATCGAGGCCTATGCCCGTTCATTGAACAGTATTTTTGAAGAGCAGGATGCAAAGCCCCACCTTCTGGCTGTTCATCATCCCCTTCTGGGAGAGTTGCTGGCGGACAAAGCAGAGACAATTCTTTGCGGCCATACACACAAAATAAGTGTGAAAGAAACAGCGGAGTCCGTGTTTATCAATGCCGGTTCAACGGGGGCTTCGGGCATACGCGGGTTGAACGATATCGAAAATGTATCGTACAGCATGTTTATCCTGTATTATAATATTGACGACGGGGAAGATCCGCTACTTTCGGCCGGGGATCTGATCAATATACCCAAAATTTCCGGTGGTTT
It contains:
- a CDS encoding CinA family protein yields the protein MRTASKIVKLALEKKMTLAVAESCTGGLLADRLTDVPGSSDVFLAGIVSYSNRSKVEILKVSIDCLQNGAVSEAVAREMASKARKIIGSDIGVGVTGIAGPSGGSPGKPVGTVHYAIDIDGKVRVQLLNLGGSRREIKEKAVKAILADLLVLLKKPEQ
- a CDS encoding AAA family ATPase, giving the protein MIEIGGGVALALILVLLWYNLNVLPYLFLGGLLYMLYRLTSGKLPQLNHLGFKSRPVSKILFDQIGGQEMAKKELLEALEFIKNPMKIKKMGIRPLKGILLIGPPGTGKTLLARAAAGYTDSVFVSAVGSEFIEMYAGVGAQRVRQLFKQCRDQARAQKKNNAVLFIDELDILGTKRGSHSSHMEYDQTLNQLLTEMDGLTLNEDVNILVVGATNRPEALDPALVRPGRMDRIVQVELPDLEGRKEILELHTRNKPLARDVDIDKIARDAFGFSGAQLENLANEAAILAMRENCNRVGQAHMMEAIDKVMMGEKQDKKVDETEIWRIAVHECGHAMVSEITKPGSVSVVTITPRGSALGYMRQHPDREYKLFTRSYMEREICVLLGGAVSEKIVLGQQSTGSFNDFKQAVELARKIIATGLSSLGVVCMDDLSRSMIHRTVRKIIGVEEEKVTAMLTPYLSSIRKIASVLVEKERITGEFLRKILAEAKKEKLLLR